Proteins from one Mucilaginibacter jinjuensis genomic window:
- the purD gene encoding phosphoribosylamine--glycine ligase translates to MNILLIGSGGRESAFAWKLTQSPLCQQLFIAPGNPGTAQFGTNVNIKVTDFEAHKAFALANNIDMIVVGPEEPLVKGIHDFFLNDEQVHHIPVIGPQQEGAQLEGSKDFSKQFMNRHNIPTAASETFTAETLQNGLAYLETTGLPIVLKADGLAAGKGVLICTTLEEAKQELTEMLTMAKFGNASSKVVIEQFLQGIELSVFVLSDGTNYKVLPEAKDYKRIGEGDTGLNTGGMGSVSPVPFAGKDFMDKVHERVIIPTVEGLKKDNIPYKGFIFIGLMNCGGEPYVIEYNCRMGDPETESVLPRIESDLADLFKGVAEGNLDTKELIISNKVAATVVCVAGGYPGDYMKNDVITGMENVRGSFVFQAGTYADGNDIKTSGGRVLAITSLQDTMFDALQQATLDASRIYYDGKYFRKDIGFDLL, encoded by the coding sequence ATGAACATCCTGCTCATTGGTTCTGGCGGTAGGGAAAGCGCCTTCGCCTGGAAATTAACTCAGAGTCCATTATGCCAGCAATTATTTATTGCACCGGGCAACCCCGGCACGGCCCAGTTTGGCACCAACGTAAACATTAAGGTTACCGATTTTGAAGCCCACAAAGCTTTTGCCTTAGCCAATAATATCGATATGATTGTGGTTGGCCCCGAAGAACCACTGGTTAAAGGCATCCACGATTTCTTTTTGAATGATGAGCAGGTGCACCATATCCCCGTGATTGGCCCGCAGCAAGAAGGTGCGCAATTAGAAGGCAGCAAGGATTTCTCTAAGCAGTTTATGAACCGCCACAACATCCCTACTGCAGCTTCTGAAACTTTTACTGCCGAAACTTTACAGAATGGGTTAGCTTATCTTGAAACAACTGGTTTACCCATCGTATTAAAAGCCGATGGACTGGCAGCAGGTAAAGGTGTATTAATTTGCACCACACTGGAAGAGGCTAAACAGGAACTAACCGAAATGCTGACCATGGCCAAATTTGGCAATGCAAGCTCTAAAGTGGTTATCGAACAATTTTTACAGGGAATTGAGCTTTCGGTATTTGTACTGAGCGATGGCACCAACTATAAAGTACTGCCCGAAGCCAAAGATTACAAACGCATTGGCGAAGGCGATACCGGCTTAAATACCGGCGGCATGGGTTCGGTTTCGCCGGTACCTTTTGCAGGTAAGGATTTTATGGATAAAGTACACGAGCGTGTGATTATCCCTACTGTTGAAGGTTTAAAGAAAGATAACATCCCATACAAAGGCTTCATCTTTATCGGACTGATGAATTGCGGCGGCGAACCCTACGTAATTGAATACAACTGCCGCATGGGCGACCCGGAAACCGAAAGCGTATTACCCCGCATTGAATCTGACCTGGCCGACCTGTTTAAAGGAGTAGCCGAAGGCAACCTCGACACCAAAGAACTCATCATATCCAACAAAGTTGCCGCTACGGTAGTATGTGTAGCGGGCGGATATCCCGGCGATTACATGAAAAACGATGTAATTACAGGTATGGAAAACGTACGCGGTTCATTCGTATTCCAAGCTGGTACTTATGCAGATGGTAATGATATTAAAACATCAGGCGGCCGTGTATTGGCTATTACCTCTTTACAAGACACCATGTTTGATGCCCTGCAACAAGCCACCCTTGATGCCAGCCGCATTTATTATGATGGCAAGTATTTCAGGAAAGATATAGGGTTTGATTTGCTGTAA